ACTTGCCGGAGCCGGAGGGGCCCATCACCGCGGTGAAGCGGCCGGCGGGGAGGGTGATGGTGACGTCGTCGAGCGCCTGGACTGCGGTCTCGCCGCTGCCGTACACCTTGGTGGCGCCGTCGGCCCACACGGCGACGGGACCACCGAACAGCGACGGCACCGAGGGGGCTTCGGTGGTGGTGGAGGTCATGCGTCGACCGTACGGACAAAGGGTTTCCATATGAATGGAGCCGCCTACCGCCCGCAAGGTGGGGTTATCCCGACCCTTAGGTGCGAACCCTTAGGCACCCCGACCATCAGCAGGACGTCGTCGGGGTCGAGGCGGCGGTGGGGGCCTCGCCGAGGCCGCGCCGGATCCGCACCCAGGAGGAGCCGCTACCCGGGCGTGCGGTAGCGGACCGTGACGGAGCCGGCGTCGCTCGTCGCGACGATGGTCCGTTCGGCGAACGGGGACGTATCGACCTCGGTGGTGACCGAGCCGGCGTCGCTGTCGGCGGTCACCTTGTACTCGGCGGACCCCCTTGGGAGCACCACCTCGACCGACCCGGCGTCGGACGTCGCCACCACCGACTGCGGCTCCTCGTCGAAGTCGACGCGGACCCCGCCCGCGTCGGACGAGACGGTCACCTGGTCGCCCCTCAGGCCGACGGCGGTGACGCCCCCGGCGTCGCTGCGAGCGTGCACGGACCCACCGATGCGGGTGAGGTCGATCCCGCCGCCGTCGCTCGCGACGTCGACGTTGCCGTCGATGTCGCTGACGTCGAGGTGGCCGGAGTCGCTGCTGACCAGGACGCTCACGCCGGCCGGCGCCTCGACCTCGTAGCTCACCGAGCAGTGGTAGCTGAAGAGCGCGGAGCAGGAGCTCCTCATCACCAGCCGGTCGCCCTCGACCTGCTCGCTGTGGTCGGTGCGGCGGAGGCCGTCGTTGATGTGGGTGCGCACCCGGATGGTGTCGGTGTCGGTACCGACCACCTCGACCTGCCCGCCGGCACCGTTGTGGATCTCGACGGTGCCGATCCCCTCGGCCGAGTAGGAGTTGTCGAGCCGGCGCTGCTCGTGGGCCAGCGCGGCGATCACCTGGCTCACGCCGAACGCCAGCATGAGGACGACGAGCAGGCCGCCGCCGAGCCGCCACAGGACCCGGGCCGCGGGGCTGCGCCGTGGCGGGCCGCTCGGGCGGGGCGGCTCGGGCGGCGGGGCCCCGTCGACCTCAGGTGTCACCAGCACGACGACGTCGCCTCCATCGGGATCAGCTCTCCAGCCACCGCAGCACGGCCAGCACCCGGCGGTGGTCGTGCTCGGTCGGCGGCAGGTCCAACTTGGTGAAGATGTTGCTGACGTGCTTCTCGACGGCACCGTCGCTCACGACCAAGGCTCGGGCGATCGCGGCGTTGGTGCGACCCTCGGCCATC
The sequence above is drawn from the Acidimicrobiales bacterium genome and encodes:
- a CDS encoding DUF4097 family beta strand repeat-containing protein, with the protein product MLVTPEVDGAPPPEPPRPSGPPRRSPAARVLWRLGGGLLVVLMLAFGVSQVIAALAHEQRRLDNSYSAEGIGTVEIHNGAGGQVEVVGTDTDTIRVRTHINDGLRRTDHSEQVEGDRLVMRSSCSALFSYHCSVSYEVEAPAGVSVLVSSDSGHLDVSDIDGNVDVASDGGGIDLTRIGGSVHARSDAGGVTAVGLRGDQVTVSSDAGGVRVDFDEEPQSVVATSDAGSVEVVLPRGSAEYKVTADSDAGSVTTEVDTSPFAERTIVATSDAGSVTVRYRTPG